In Thiovibrio frasassiensis, one DNA window encodes the following:
- a CDS encoding precorrin-2 dehydrogenase/sirohydrochlorin ferrochelatase family protein, whose product MVENNSQYFPVCLKIAGRSCLVIGGGRVGERKAKGLLAHGARIKVISPELSETLAGLHQAGTIEWLPRLYQDGDLAGAFLVIACTDDPTVQERVHAEAEAHNILLNVADVPKWCNFILPATARRGDLAISVSTAGKSPALASMLRQALEGQYGPEYGALVDILGALRDTVLAGGRPHAENKLIFARLADPEMAVWIKDGLWQKLARHIQDVLGPDVSLDCLEAVRQEYQHFAGATR is encoded by the coding sequence TTGGTCGAAAATAATTCGCAATATTTTCCGGTTTGCCTCAAAATCGCTGGCCGGTCCTGCCTGGTCATCGGCGGCGGGCGGGTTGGCGAGCGCAAGGCGAAAGGGCTGTTGGCCCATGGCGCCCGGATTAAGGTGATCAGTCCCGAGTTGAGCGAGACCCTTGCGGGCCTGCATCAAGCCGGCACGATAGAGTGGCTGCCCCGTTTGTATCAGGATGGCGATCTGGCCGGGGCTTTTCTGGTGATTGCCTGCACCGATGATCCCACAGTGCAGGAGCGGGTCCATGCCGAGGCCGAAGCGCACAATATTCTGCTCAATGTGGCGGATGTGCCGAAATGGTGTAATTTCATACTTCCGGCCACGGCCCGGCGAGGGGACCTGGCCATTTCCGTTTCCACCGCAGGGAAAAGTCCGGCTCTGGCCAGCATGCTGCGCCAGGCATTGGAGGGCCAGTACGGCCCGGAATATGGGGCGCTCGTCGATATTCTCGGGGCTCTGCGGGATACGGTTCTGGCCGGCGGCAGACCACATGCGGAAAACAAGCTGATTTTTGCCAGGCTGGCCGATCCCGAGATGGCGGTCTGGATCAAGGACGGGTTGTGGCAAAAGCTTGCCCGCCATATTCAAGACGTCTTGGGTCCTGACGTCTCTCTTGACTGTCTTGAGGCGGTCCGCCAGGAATACCAGCACTTTGCAGGAGCGACACGATGA
- a CDS encoding MBL fold metallo-hydrolase codes for MIENVFKNLQWLGHDAFLLCAGGKKIYFDPFQLAPGLPPADIICISHDHYDHCSPADVDLIQQPSTQIVTEAESAKKLQGKIITLAPGERCEVEGLTIETVPAYNTNKQFHPQANGWLGFILTVDGVRVYHAGDTDYIPEMKNIRADIALLPVSGTYTMTAEEAAQAALAIGPKIAVPMHYDAIVGSSEDANRFAAALAGRIRVELIGRK; via the coding sequence ATGATAGAGAATGTTTTCAAAAATCTTCAGTGGCTCGGCCATGATGCATTTCTGCTCTGCGCCGGGGGCAAGAAGATCTATTTCGACCCCTTCCAGCTTGCTCCGGGGTTGCCGCCTGCCGATATCATCTGTATTTCCCATGACCATTACGATCATTGCTCTCCTGCTGATGTGGACCTGATTCAGCAACCGTCCACGCAGATTGTTACCGAAGCGGAGTCTGCGAAAAAACTGCAGGGGAAGATCATAACCCTTGCCCCGGGCGAGCGGTGCGAAGTGGAAGGGCTCACCATCGAGACCGTCCCGGCCTACAACACCAACAAGCAGTTTCATCCCCAGGCCAACGGTTGGCTTGGGTTTATTCTTACCGTAGATGGAGTGCGGGTGTACCATGCCGGCGATACCGATTATATCCCGGAGATGAAAAATATCCGGGCGGATATCGCCCTGCTGCCTGTTTCCGGCACCTATACGATGACCGCCGAGGAAGCGGCACAGGCGGCTCTTGCCATCGGCCCTAAGATCGCGGTGCCCATGCATTATGATGCCATTGTCGGTTCAAGCGAGGATGCAAACCGGTTCGCTGCAGCGCTTGCCGGAAGGATACGGGTGGAACTCATTGGTCGAAAATAA
- a CDS encoding secondary thiamine-phosphate synthase enzyme YjbQ, translating into MPTGTFALSTSKVMQFLDITDQVQKAVSASGVQDGICHVYNPHTTAGLTINEGADPTVQSDIIAALQKIVPQIAYQHQEGNSPAHVMASLVGSSVTVFIENGRLQLGTWQKIFFCEFDGPRSRKVFWRLA; encoded by the coding sequence ATGCCAACAGGAACCTTTGCCCTTTCCACCTCGAAGGTCATGCAGTTTTTAGACATCACCGACCAGGTGCAAAAAGCTGTGAGCGCAAGCGGTGTGCAAGACGGGATCTGCCACGTATACAACCCGCATACCACCGCCGGACTGACCATCAATGAAGGGGCAGACCCCACGGTGCAGAGCGATATTATTGCCGCCCTGCAAAAAATCGTGCCGCAGATTGCCTATCAGCACCAGGAAGGCAATTCTCCGGCCCATGTCATGGCCTCGCTTGTCGGCAGTTCGGTAACGGTTTTTATCGAAAATGGCCGGTTGCAGCTTGGCACCTGGCAGAAAATATTCTTTTGCGAGTTTGACGGGCCCCGCTCCCGCAAGGTTTTTTGGCGACTCGCCTAG